In Erigeron canadensis isolate Cc75 chromosome 7, C_canadensis_v1, whole genome shotgun sequence, one DNA window encodes the following:
- the LOC122607700 gene encoding carbonyl reductase [NADPH] 1-like translates to MEVKTEGKRMNKKERAKENREKRHQQISLLRAIPYPLHQRWWSAETIAVVTGANRGIGFEITRQLAVHGLTVVLTSRDATVGEEATKVLQEEGLKVVFHQLDVVDHESIDLFTTWVKETYGGIDILINNAGVSHNTGSENSVDFAEKVINTNYVGTKNMTKAMIPLMRPSAEGARIVMVSSRLGRLNGRRNRIADVTLRQQLEDVESLSEDLIDTTMNKFLEQAKDGSWISGGWPQNNTDYSLSKLAVNAYTRLMAKELSDRPDGNKIFINCCCPGWVRTAMTGWAGITPPEEGADTAVWLALYPDQCTSGKFFAERREINF, encoded by the exons ATGGAAGTTAAAACAGAAGGAAAAcgaatgaataaaaaagagagaGCAAAAGAAAACAGAGAAAAACGTCACCAACAAATCTCTCTTCTCCGTGCTATTCCTTATCCCCTTCACCAAAG GTGGTGGTCTGCAGAAACAATAGCTGTGGTGACCGGTGCTAATCGAGGGATCGGGTTTGAGATTACGCGCCAACTGGCGGTACATGGGTTGACAGTTGTTCTCACTTCAAGAGATGCTACTGTTGGGGAAGAAGCAACTAAGGTCCTACAAGAAGAAGGCTTAAAAGTCGTCTTTCATCAACTCGATGTTGTTGATCATGAATCTATTGATTTGTTTACCACTTGGGTAAAAGAAACGTATGGCGGTATAGATATTCTG ATAAACAATGCAGGCGTAAGTCATAATACTGGATCAGAGAATTCTGTCGACTTTGCTGAAAAGGTGATCAACACCAACTATGTTGGTACCAAAAACATGACtaaagctatgattccattgatGAGGCCTTCTGCTGAAGGGGCTCGGATTGTTATGGTGAGCTCACGGCTGGGAAGACTTAATGGCAGGAGAAAT AGGATTGCAGATGTCACTTTGAGACAGCAATTAGAAGATGTGGAATCGTTATCAGAGGACCTAATTGACACAACTATGAACAAGTTCTTAGAGCAAGCCAAAGATGGAAGTTGGATATCCGGAGGATGGCCTCAAAATAATACAGACTATTCATTGTCAAAGCTTGCAGTCAACGCATATACAAGGCTGATGGCCAAGGAACTCTCAGATCGACCTGATGGTAACAAGATATTTATCAATTGCTGCTGCCCGGGCTGGGTCAGAACTGCCATGACTGGCTGGGCAGGCATAACTCCACCCGAGGAAGGAGCTGATACAGCCGTATGGCTTGCCTTGTATCCGGACCAGTGTACTAGTGGTAAATTCTTTGCAGAGAGACGTGAAATAAATTTCTGA